In Longimicrobium sp., the following proteins share a genomic window:
- a CDS encoding diguanylate cyclase, with protein sequence MPQRVLLHHSPHGRPAPSAVREFAASQGFPVVEVLTPEEIGPRVSRTYPAALVIDATSPADDALAVCRQMKGDAFTSVVPVIMYLATGEGSDGIVAAALENGADEVLNGSGSAREVLLRLKMAVARAERDVSVHPTTLLPGTVQIQRDIAERLRGGEKFAVCYADLDHFKEFNDRYGYIHGDRVILILSRILREVVRAYSPSAFVGHIGGDDFIFNAPLGDFRMCCEEVIGVFSELIPLQYTEEDRERGFFIGKDRRGEVYQVPLMTLSIGVVTNEHRSFVHTAQISELATEMKAYAKTFPGSIYVVDRRTDRHPAEQLDEAAAAGSEAAALPVPPPAEEGELPRGMEAAAAVAPEAGAS encoded by the coding sequence ATGCCCCAGCGCGTCCTCCTGCATCACTCGCCGCACGGACGCCCCGCGCCCAGCGCGGTGCGCGAGTTCGCCGCGAGCCAGGGGTTTCCGGTGGTGGAGGTGCTCACCCCGGAAGAGATCGGGCCGCGCGTGAGCCGCACCTATCCCGCGGCGCTGGTGATCGACGCCACGTCGCCGGCCGACGACGCGCTGGCGGTGTGCCGGCAGATGAAGGGCGACGCGTTCACCTCCGTCGTGCCCGTCATCATGTACCTTGCCACGGGGGAGGGGAGCGACGGGATCGTGGCGGCCGCGCTGGAGAACGGCGCCGACGAGGTGCTGAACGGAAGCGGGAGCGCGCGCGAGGTCCTGCTGCGGCTGAAGATGGCCGTGGCCCGCGCCGAGCGCGACGTGAGCGTGCATCCCACGACGCTGCTGCCCGGCACCGTGCAGATCCAGCGCGACATCGCCGAGCGGCTGCGCGGCGGCGAGAAGTTCGCGGTGTGCTATGCGGACCTGGACCACTTCAAGGAGTTCAACGACCGCTACGGCTACATCCACGGCGACCGGGTGATCCTGATCCTCTCGCGCATCCTGCGCGAGGTGGTGCGTGCGTACAGCCCGTCGGCGTTCGTGGGGCACATCGGCGGCGACGACTTCATCTTCAACGCGCCGTTGGGGGACTTCCGCATGTGCTGCGAGGAGGTGATCGGCGTGTTCAGCGAGCTGATCCCCCTGCAGTACACCGAGGAGGACCGCGAGCGGGGCTTCTTCATCGGCAAGGACCGCCGCGGCGAGGTGTACCAGGTGCCGCTGATGACGCTGTCGATCGGAGTGGTGACGAACGAGCACCGCAGCTTCGTGCACACGGCGCAGATCAGCGAGCTCGCCACGGAGATGAAGGCGTACGCCAAGACCTTCCCCGGCTCGATCTACGTGGTCGACCGCCGCACCGACCGGCACCCGGCGGAGCAGCTGGACGAGGCGGCGGCCGCGGGGAGCGAGGCCGCCGCGCTCCCCGTCCCGCCGCCGGCCGAGGAGGGGGAGCTGCCGCGGGGGATGGAGGCCGCCGCGGCGGTGGCGCCGGAGGCGGGCGCCTCGTAG
- a CDS encoding Trm112 family protein, whose translation MIEQWLLDLLVCPKCKGELTHETEPEALVCPRCRLRYEVRENIPVLLIDEAKPLA comes from the coding sequence GTGATCGAGCAGTGGCTGCTGGACCTGCTGGTGTGCCCCAAGTGCAAGGGCGAGCTGACGCACGAGACGGAGCCCGAGGCGCTGGTGTGCCCGCGCTGCCGGCTGCGCTACGAGGTGCGCGAGAACATCCCCGTCCTGCTGATCGACGAGGCGAAGCCGCTGGCCTGA